In Natrinema salaciae, the following are encoded in one genomic region:
- a CDS encoding HAD-IIB family hydrolase has product MAADPPLVLDVDGTLTRPEGWGIDPRVFDPLREWDAPVVIATGKAFPYPVALCHFIGIPELVVAENGGVVYTGDDVFFTADRAAAQAVVEEYRAAGYDPGWGPEDTVNRWRETEIAVNREQPVEPLREIAAEYGLEVIDTGYAYHVKDADPTKGEGLERIADHIGIDPADCVAVGDSINDVSTFETVGRSFAVANADEAATAAADEVFDERHADGTLAVLERVRGANSA; this is encoded by the coding sequence ATGGCAGCCGATCCGCCGCTCGTCCTCGACGTCGACGGCACCCTGACCCGCCCCGAAGGGTGGGGAATCGATCCTCGCGTCTTCGATCCGCTCCGCGAGTGGGACGCACCCGTCGTGATCGCCACCGGGAAGGCCTTTCCGTACCCCGTCGCCCTCTGTCACTTTATCGGCATCCCCGAACTCGTCGTCGCCGAGAACGGCGGCGTCGTCTACACCGGCGACGACGTCTTTTTTACCGCCGATCGGGCGGCCGCACAGGCCGTCGTCGAGGAGTACCGCGCCGCCGGCTACGACCCGGGCTGGGGGCCGGAGGACACCGTCAACCGCTGGCGCGAGACCGAGATCGCCGTCAACCGCGAGCAGCCGGTCGAACCGCTGCGCGAGATCGCCGCCGAGTACGGCCTCGAGGTGATCGATACCGGCTACGCCTACCACGTCAAGGACGCCGATCCGACCAAGGGCGAGGGGCTCGAGCGGATCGCCGATCACATCGGGATCGACCCCGCGGACTGCGTCGCCGTCGGCGACTCGATCAACGACGTCTCGACGTTCGAGACCGTGGGTCGGAGTTTCGCCGTCGCCAACGCCGACGAGGCAGCGACGGCGGCCGCCGACGAGGTGTTCGACGAGCGGCACGCGGACGGCACGCTCGCGGTACTCGAACGGGTTCGCGGCGCGAACAGCGCGTAG
- a CDS encoding response regulator, whose amino-acid sequence MSAQPTILVVDDERELADLYAMWVGEDYEVVTAYDGTTALERMSDAIDVVLLDRHMPDITGDRVLEEIRAAGYDCWVIMVTAVDPGLDIVELDIDDYVTKPVTRAQLTRIIENLRVQSRYGGDGRRELESLSNKMESLEDEHAVEELTETESYQRLESELKELSGSLVGDLDDD is encoded by the coding sequence ATGTCTGCGCAACCGACGATCCTCGTGGTCGACGACGAACGAGAGCTGGCCGACCTCTACGCGATGTGGGTCGGCGAGGATTACGAGGTCGTGACCGCCTACGACGGGACCACGGCACTCGAGCGGATGAGCGACGCGATCGACGTCGTCCTGCTCGACAGGCACATGCCCGACATCACGGGGGATCGAGTGCTCGAGGAGATCCGCGCCGCGGGCTACGACTGCTGGGTGATCATGGTGACCGCCGTCGATCCCGGACTCGACATCGTCGAACTCGATATCGACGACTACGTCACGAAGCCCGTCACGCGAGCCCAGCTCACCCGGATCATCGAGAACCTCCGTGTGCAATCGCGCTACGGCGGCGACGGCCGGCGCGAACTCGAGTCTCTCTCGAACAAGATGGAGAGCTTAGAGGACGAACACGCCGTCGAGGAGCTGACCGAGACCGAGTCCTATCAGCGCCTCGAGTCCGAACTGAAGGAGTTGAGCGGGTCGCTGGTCGGCGATCTCGACGACGACTGA
- a CDS encoding TVP38/TMEM64 family protein translates to MRLSVARTRVLAGVIVVSGIVAAGVLVSPSTVIGAVDSLSGEPLLFGLAVAGLYLVRPLLAWPTTPLAVVVGYGFGVAAGVPIALVGVVATVFPVFLAVRWLTAADGESVRDARASRPRNENGANGGGALGRASDVVARYYDATGPLRGVTASRLAPIPSDVATCAAAVSGVRLRHLVLGTVIGELPWTVAAVVVGASAATVTSSGLGELGVALSLGCAVAAVVLLAGPAYRALRTRRRTQTEATDGTGRSTDS, encoded by the coding sequence ATGCGGTTGTCGGTGGCTCGGACGCGCGTGCTGGCAGGTGTGATCGTCGTCAGCGGAATCGTCGCTGCGGGCGTACTCGTCTCGCCGTCGACGGTGATCGGTGCCGTCGACTCACTCAGCGGGGAGCCGCTCCTGTTCGGGCTCGCCGTCGCCGGGCTCTATCTCGTTCGCCCGCTTCTCGCGTGGCCGACGACGCCGCTCGCAGTCGTCGTCGGCTACGGCTTCGGCGTCGCAGCCGGCGTCCCGATCGCGCTCGTCGGGGTCGTCGCGACCGTCTTCCCCGTCTTTCTGGCCGTCCGGTGGCTTACTGCCGCCGACGGGGAGTCGGTCCGCGACGCTCGAGCGAGTCGTCCCCGGAACGAGAACGGAGCGAACGGCGGAGGGGCCCTCGGACGAGCGAGCGACGTCGTCGCGCGCTATTACGACGCGACGGGGCCGCTCCGCGGCGTCACCGCGTCGCGGCTGGCACCGATCCCGTCGGACGTGGCGACGTGTGCCGCGGCGGTCAGCGGCGTTCGACTCCGTCACCTGGTGCTCGGCACCGTGATCGGCGAACTCCCGTGGACGGTCGCGGCGGTCGTCGTCGGTGCCTCGGCGGCGACGGTCACCTCGAGCGGGCTCGGTGAACTCGGCGTGGCGCTATCGCTCGGCTGTGCCGTCGCCGCGGTCGTCCTCCTCGCCGGCCCCGCCTACCGCGCGCTCCGGACCCGGCGGCGAACGCAAACGGAGGCGACGGACGGCACCGGCCGGTCGACGGATAGCTAA